One genomic window of Camelina sativa cultivar DH55 chromosome 5, Cs, whole genome shotgun sequence includes the following:
- the LOC104785970 gene encoding uncharacterized protein LOC104785970 translates to MGIIKSCFSFMVGSAFGVYLAQNYNVPNIRKLTNTGIVVAKHVEENYRKPKKDDP, encoded by the coding sequence ATGGGGATAATAAAGAGCTGCTTCTCGTTCATGGTGGGATCAGCTTTTGGGGTGTACTTGGCTCAGAACTACAACGTTCCTAATATCCGGAAGCTCACCAACACTGGTATCGTTGTCGCCAAACACGTCGAAGAGAACTACCGCAAACCCAAAAAAGACGATCCctaa